The following is a genomic window from Oscillospiraceae bacterium.
GCCGTTGTCGGGGAGCTGAACCGTGGGAATTGTTATATGCTGACGTATGGGCTGTGCACCGTCTATTGAATAAGCAAAGAACGGTGTTTTGCCTGTGGTTATGACGGTAAAATTCACATCAAAGCTGTTTGCGCCGTCCGTCATAAAGTGGAAGGTGCTTCCGTCTGACAGAGTGACATTGTGCTTTACACCGTCAATATCCTTTTCAAACCAACGGCCTACAAAGCCGGGGGTACTTTTGCCAAGCAACTTATATGAGGGATAAGCAATACCCTCCAGCCAAATCTGGTATTCCGCCATTTTCACATCCTCCTCGTCCGAACCTTCGACGCTGAAAATATAAGCTTCTCTCATCTTATCCGACCACAGCACCTTGCCATCAAACGCTTCCGCAACAAAGCGTGCAGGCGCAAGAGTTCTTCCGCCCAAAAGAAGCGGTGCCACATCCATAGCGTATTCGGTGCCGTTAATGTACATAATGTTGCTTCCGATAGTGGCAACAACCGTTTTATCGCCCTTGGTTGCAGTAACGGTTCTGGTAGGATCATCCCATTCAACAACTGCACCCATCTTTTCAAAAACAGCACGTAACGGAACCATAGTTCTTCCGCCTATTATCTGCGGTTTCACGTCAAATTCTACTATTTCACCGTCCAAAAGCACTGTCACTGTCTCATTTTCGTAAGCCAAAGCAGTAAAAATACATACTGTCAGAAGTAACATACAAACAAGAAACTTTTTCATATAAAACACCTCTTCAAATTCTTTTTACATACTCAGAAATATTTCCCACAGTGCCAGCACAAGTCCCACAACAGTCAGTATAAATACAAGGACGTTGTTGAACTCGGAATGGGCAAGCTCCAGGTCGCTTTCCAGCATTTCCAGAAGGTCCTTTACCTGCTCGACAATGGGGGCAATATGCTGGCTTTCCAGAAGCATTGCGCTGAGCTGACCGATTTCGGAAATTTCAGCCCTTTCCACCTTTTCCAGCACCATTATTATCTTTCTTCTCAAATCGCGGGTCTTGCCCATACGCAGAAAGAAAAATATTTTTTTCTTTTTGTAAAACTTGCTCTGATAGCTCAGAACATTATTCACCAACGCCTTGAGCGTCATGGCGAATTCCACCGAAAACAGTATTCCGTGATTTACTGTTAACGGGCACTCTCCCATAAGAAAATACGGGTTTACGGCACCGTAGGCATTAACTCCGTATTCTTTCTGATGCTCTATATACTCATTGTGCCGTTTTGTGCCTATGAGGTTTATAAACAGAAAAGACTGACCGAAGGCGTAAATTCTCATGAAATCGCGGCTGCTCCAGCTAAGCTTCAATCGGTCACTTGCCAGATTGTCCGAAACAAATTCATATCCCTCATCTCCCGTTATAAATCCGTACAAACGCTTTTTTTCTGCTTCTTCAAGTGACTGTGCCGTCTGGTAATTACCGATTTTTGTTATTTCGCAAAGAGTGCTGTACTCAGAACGCTCGGCAGTAATTCCCAGAGCGGAGCAGATATCTTCCGCAAGCTGATAACAGGACATTTTTCCAAATCCGAAATCATACTGCTTTATTCCTCCGCTCTGGCGGAGCTTTATTATATTGTCGGTATCGGTATTCTTGAGGGAATAGTGAAAGGAAAGAGCTACTATATTAAGCTCCGGAAAATAAGCAATCATGGTTATCCAGTCGCTTATGCCCTCTTCCTTCATATTTTTGGGCTTATGCTCCGTCAGAAACACACGACAGACATCATAAGTCTGCATTCCGCCGTGCAGAAAATTCTCTGCAACGCTGAGGTCCTTGAGATACTGCTCGGTCTTGTTTGACTTAGAGTCATAAACATATGCATCACAGTATTTTTCCTTCACCTTTTTTACAAATCCGACAGTGTTTTTCCACTTGTTGGATTCATAGTACAAAGAATGCGTAAGGTTTAAATCTATACTAAGATCCTTCATTTTTCACTTCCTTTCAGCTATGCTTTGCTGATTACATCTATTTTGAACTCATAGCTGTCGTCCATTATATCATCTTCGGTGAAAGAGGTGAAAAGTATTTCCTTTGCCCCTGTTCTTTCGCGGTCATAGGTAAGATAAATCCTTCCGTCGTGAAAGTCGATATCGGGATAGGAAATATCCGGTCTTGGGTCTATCAGCTTTTTGTACTTCCATGTTTCGCCGTCATCTTCCGAAAGATACGCCGTCATTTTACAGCGTGTTTTGCTGTCATCGTTAAGTACAAGCAACACTCTTCCGCTTGGTGTGCGTGACACATAGAACCTGCTGTTTGCCGCCACAATTCCGCTGTTTTCAGCCTTTTCCCAGGTGTTTCCGTCATCGTGGGAAACGCTTTGTGCAAGGTATCCCACATCTGTTCTTGCGAACATACGTATTGTGCCGTCTTCTTTCTGATACGCCATAGCCTCATCAAAAGGGGTGCTGACTTTTTCAGCGCCGTAAAGATGTGTGTAGCTCTTGCCGTTGTTGTCCGAAATACTGTAACCGTATCGTTCGCTCATCTGGTCATAATTGAAATTTATCCATCTGCCGCTTTTTGTAACAAGCGGCTTGCAACGTAAAAAACCTATATCAAGATATCTCGGCTGTGAAAAGCTCAGCACCTCTGCATCCGGTTCATCACATACACTCACCCACTCCGCATGCAGAAAATCAGGGAACTGATATCCGTCCACACAGACCCACGGCTGATTGGGCTTTAAGTTCTCGGGCTTGGGGTCTGTTTCGTAAGCGGTATTGTTCTGCACCCAGAACACATAAAGCTTGCCCTCGGGAGATGTCCAAAGCTGAATGTCCAGCGCGTGAATGAATTTTTCTTTATTACCGGGTATAACCAGTACGGGATGTGACCAGGTCTTGCCTTTATCATCGCTGTAAATGAGCAGGTTATAGTTATCCATGTGCGGCTCGCGCGTTCCACCGGAATACCAGCCTGCAAATATTCTTCCGCCTTTTGTTACGGCAAGAGTGGGACAGCCCTGAAAATGACGTATTTTTTCTGAATACTTTTCGTCCGTGGGATACATGAGCAGTTCACATTGGATTTTTGATGCGTTATTATTCATTTCGAAGTCCCTCGTGACTTACAGCTTTAAAGACATTTTACCGTATACTGACCGGAAGCCACCTTTTTGCACGCTGTGCCGTCCTCGAACGCAAAGCCATTTTCCAGATATGCAGTGGCTTTCACACCATCGGGTATTTCCAGCGTAAGAGTTATCTTTCCGTTTTCCTTCTTCCAGCCCGAAACAATCTTGCCCATAGGTGCTTCATAATAGCCCTCGGCATTGTCAAGAGCGGTGGCAAAGCAAGGTCTTATATCCACCTCGGAAATATCGTTGAGATTGGGGTTGAATTGTATACCTGCAAGGCATTTTATAAACCATGCGCTGATATCGCCCCAGAAATGGTGGTTCATGGAGTCTACTCTGTCGGTCAGGAATCTTTCCCAAAGCGTGGTAGCACCCTGCGCAATCCAGTTACCGTAGGAGGGGAAGTCGGGTCTTATTATCATTTTCAGTGCAAGGTCGGTGTAACCGAAACGGGAAAGCACGTGGAAAATAACCCTTGCGCCCAAAACACCTATATCTATATGTTCATCCGCCTCATGAACAAAATCAATAAGGCGCTCAACGGCTTTTTCGGTTTCCTCGGGAGTGAATACACCATAATAAATGCACATCGCCTGGCTGCTCTGACAGCTTCCCTTGACGGTCATTGTTTCAAAATCGATAAGGTTTTTGCGTATAGCCGCCTTATAATTGCCCGCAACAGTCAAAGCAAAATCACGCTGAGGCACCATGCCTACGGCATCAAACATAACCGCCATCTTATTGGCTATATCCATGGAAATAACGGTATCGGTAACTACCAGAGGAGCCTTGGGAGGACGGATATCGTTGATATGACACCAGTCGCCAAGACCTATGTGTATAGTTCCGTCCGCGTCATTGCGTGTTGTGAGATAGTGCAGATATTTCATGAACGCATGGGCACAGTCTTTTATTGTATCGGTATCACCACGGTAAATGTACATGTAGTAAGGCAGATATGCCAGCACGCAGTCCCATGCAGGTCCGTTGCCCCAGTGGAAGCCCCATCCGGTGGTGGGAATAATTCCCGGAAGAGCACCAAGTTCGTTCTGAGCCTTGCAAATATTTTTTAACCATTCTTTGTAGCTTTTTTCGGGAGCAAAGTTCAGCATAACGTGCTCGCAGGACAGTGCCGCATCAGCAGTCCAGCCGTTTTTCTCACGCTGAGGGCAGTCCGTGGGAAAATAATGGAAGTTTGAGATATCGCTTCTGCGGGTTATTTCCTGAAGTGTGTTAACGGTTTTATCGGAACAGGTAAACCCTCCGCGGGATTTAATATTTGAATGTATTACAAGATATGTAAGAAGCTCCTTGGTAGCCTGCCCGGGAGTTATTCCGGTAACCTTTACATAGCGGAAGCCGTGGTAAACAAATGTTGGGGTGTAGGTCTCATTTCCCGAGCCGTTGCACACATAAATATCTTTATGAACTATGTCCTTATCGAAATCCCATTTCTGGTTGAACCACAGATTCTTCAAAAGCGGCTCGCCGTTTTTATCAAGGCCCTCAAAGTGTACCATTTCCACCTTCTGACCTTTTTCGCCCTTTATATTGAGGCGGCAGATACCGGCATTCACAATGCCGAAGTCATAGATATATCCATCCTCCGCTTTTATGATTTCAACGGGCTTTATTTCGGTTTCCTTAACAATGGGTTCAACCGTACACAGACGAAGCTCACCTCTCGGAGGGAGTGTTTCTATTGCATTATTCCATGCACTGTCATCAAAGTTCTTTTCGTTCCAGCCCGAAATTTCACAGTTTGCATCATAGTATTCACCAAAGCGGTAATCATCAGAAAGTATTGGAGACGGAAATGTTTTAAATGTACTGTCGGTTTCCACCACAATCTCGTTGCCGTCAGCCGATTTATAGCTGAGTGTCATGGCGACAAGAGGGGCACTTCGGAAAGGTGCCTTATCAAAATCCCATATATGTCCGCCGGGGTTATTCTGGAAACCGTTGCCCAGAAGAAGCCCGATTACGTTTTCCCCTTTATCAACGGGAATTTCGTACTCATCGCAATAAATGTAGTCATCGGTGTTGGATATATATGGTGCAAGATAGCCCTTGGTGTATCTCTTTCCGTTGAAATACAATTCGTAAAATCCGCATGCCGCTATAACTATCTTAGCCGTTGAATCAGTATCCGAAACAAAGCTTTTTCTCAGATACGGTGCGGGAACATTTTTTTCAAAGGTATTAAACTCATTGGTTGCTTTAATAAACTTATTGATGTTCATAAAATCACCTCATGTTAATGTATTTATTTTAATTGTTATTCAATTGATGAACACTGGTCGGATTTTATAAATTTCTTCCAGAAGAAATACGATATAAAAGCAAGAAGCACCGATACCGCCGCAAATGCCATCCACACCGCAACAACAGGTACCCAGTTATTGTCAAACGCATCAGCCACTCTGGGAGAAACGTAGTTTGCAACAACTATTCCCAGAGAGGTCGTGGCATTAAGCAGTCCCGAAACCGTTGCCGATTTCCCCATTTTTGAAAACCGCATTGTCATATGGGAAAAAGGTATGGTAGCGGATGCGGAGGAAATCATTACCACAAGCGAAACCATCAGAAGCATAAGCCATACATTTATTTTGCCAACAAAAAGCATTACGCCGAATATAGGCAAAAGAGACATAAGGCAAATCATAATGGTCATACATTCGTTGTATACTTTTTTTCGGTATATGCACTTTATAAGAAGCTTGCCGACAACACCCAAAACTATCGGAATAACCGTAATTACACTTGCAACAGCGGAAGAAACACCGTCATAGCTTTCGGCAAGCATACTGGGCGTCACGGACGGTACACCGAGAAAGAACACCGACTGCAATACAGTAAGCGGAAGGAGAAAGCACATACCGCTGGTTATCATAACCTTTGCAAAACCCGCATCTTTTTTATTCCTCTCGGTTTTTTGCTCTGTCACGTTTGGGGCGGTATGATCAATATTTTCGTTTTTCACCATTTTAATATCAAAGAATTTTCCGGCAACTATCCAGTAAACCGAGCATACTGCCAGAACGATTGCCGAAACCGTGAAATTCATTTTCCAGCCCGAAACCGAACCTGCGAGCAAATAGCTCATTATAAGTCCCAAAGTGGACGAAAAGTTTATGTAAAACACACCGTTGTATCTGTGCTCGGGCGCAAGGCAAGAAGCAACTATTTTGAAAACACCCGGCCATACGCCGAACTGCACAATACCGTTGAGCGCCCACACGGCCATCATGAAATAATAATTGCTGTTTAAGGTTATAAGTACGTTTGCAACCGCAGCACCTATAAAACCTATGGTAATAAGCTTATATGGCGAGTATTTATCTGCCGCCATACCTCCCAATATCTGAAAGGGTGCATATATCAGATAAAACATGGCTGAAATGGTGCCCGTCTGGCTTTTGGTGAGAACTCCCTCCTCCACCAGTCGTACCATTGCGGCACTGTAACAATTTTTGGTCATGTAAATTATGGCATATAAAATTGCAAGACTGAGAAACAACGCAAGACTTAATTTTTGATTTTTTAAATACTTGTTTTTCATAATGTTTAAACCAACCTGATTAAAGCTGTGATTTGATTTTATCGTAGAGATTGTTAAAATAGTGCTCAAAACCGCTGTCATTGGGGTGAAGCCGCAAATCAGCGTAATACTTTGAATCGTGAGGCACAAAATCAATGCCGTCAACAAATACCGTATTATCCATACTTTCCGCCAATTCTTTTATATATCTGCTGACGCTTTCAAAGGGACCGAGGTCTCTTTTTTCATGCATATCGCTGCGCCATATGGGTGATATTGCAAATATCTTTGCAGTGGGGTGGCTTTTTCTGAGATTCGTGTAAAAGCCCTTGCACTTGCTCTTGAAGGTCTGTTCGTCATAAACGCTCCAGTCGTTTGTTCCATATGCTACGGTTATGTAATCCGGCTCAAAACTGTCTTTAAGCTGTGCCAGCTCGGGTGAAAACCTCTCTGCACCGATAGCCTTGTTGAATTCCTCCGCATTCATCGCTTCCGCAAGCATTGCAATATAGCGGTTTGACGGGCGCAGAGCATCGTAGCCGTGGGTTATGGAATCGCCGTATGCAATCAGCTTCTTCGGGGGCTTCAATGCCTTGATAAAAGCGTTATCATCAACCGTAAGTTTTTCTATTGCCGTGCTTACCGACCAGGGCAGATGTATACATACCGTTTTTGTTCCGCCGCCAAGCTTAAATTCCTTTTCAAAACCGCCCAATCCGGCATTTATGCCCGCGTAGTTATCCGGAATTTCCATATGTGAAAAATTATCAATACAGCCGACGGTTTTTTTATCGGCAAATACATCAATCGAAAAATACTTACGCGAAGATCCCTGCGCCGTAATCCCCTTCACAAGCAGGCTTTCGCTGTTTGTTTCAAACAAGAATTTTATTCCCGCCGAAGAAAGACTCTTCATATAAAAATCAGGATTTGTTGTCTTGTAAAATTGCTCCTGATCCTTTGTGAATCTGTAAAAATGTATCAATCCGTCCCGCAATTCAACACGAACTGCGCCTGTTGTGATTTCCTTTATTTTTTCAAAACTGAGTTCCATACATTAACCAACCTTTTATAGTATCATTTGAGATATTCCATTGCAATGGCACAGTACGCCGCAACACCCCGCCAAAGCACGTCCTCGTCCACGTCAAAAGCAGGATTGTGATTGGCATTGGTTATTCCCTTGTCAGAGTTATTGGTGCACAGAAAGAAATACACTCCCGGCACTTTTTGGGCATAGTTTGCAAAATCATCCGACCCCATAAGTGCAGATGAAACTTTTGATACAACCTTTTCTTCGCCCAATTTTTCACTCACTGCTTTATACACAAGGTTGCTCAACGCCTCATCGTTGACAACGGTGGCAGAGCCCTTTTTCAATTCCACATCGCACTCTGCCCCAAACGCCGAGGCAATGTGAGTGCATATGCATTTCAATCTTTCCCCTATAAACTCACGTGTTTCGGGATTCTGTACTCTTGTACTGCCTTTGAGTACGGCGGTATCGGGAATGGTATTATGGTCTATACCTGCATGAAAGCTTCCGAAAGACAGCACCGCAGCCGTTCCCGCCGGAAGCTCTCTTGCAAAAATCTCTTCACAGGCATTTACAATTCTTGCCGCTATGAGAATGGGGTCAATGCCCTTTTCGGGAAAAGCGGAATGTGTTCCCTTGCCTTTTACGGTGATGGTGAATTTGTCCTTACCCGCCGTAACCGGTCCCGAAAGCACTGCCAGAGTACCTGCGGACAGTTTGTCTCCTGCCAGATTGCCCACATGAAGAGCACAAATCGCATCAACACACTCCAGCGCACCCTCGGAAATCATGTTAAGTGCACCCGTTCCGGTTTCCTCACCGGTCTGAAACAGCAGACGAACAGTTCCGTTCAATTCGTTTTTATATTCATTGAGCACCTCCGCCGCCGCAAGAAGTATTGCGGTATGTGCATCATGTCCGCATCCATGCATCTGACCTTCAATTTCCGAGCGAAACTCAAGTCCCGTACCCTCATTTATGTGAAGTCCATCCATATCTGCACGAAATGCAATTGTTTTTCCGCCGCTTTTGCCCCTTATTTCGGCAACAATACCGTCATCCGACTCATTAAGCTTATACGGTATACCCAAGGCATCCAACGCACTGCACACAATTTTCCGTGTTTTGGGCAGCCTTTCGCCGATTTCGGGATATCTGTGCAAATTGCGCCGCATATCAATAAGCTTTTTTTCATTTTTTCTTATTTTATCAATTATTGATTCTGACATACAATCACCGCTTTGTGTATTTTTAAATGCGTTTGGTTTTCATTTTTCTCGCAAACAAAGTAAGCGCCAGGAGAATTATATAAAGACATCCGATGGTGGCAAAAACAGCAGTCCAGCCGAAAGTGTCCTTTACGAAGCCGAAAATTGAAGCCTGAATAGCAGCACCCATATATACTGCCCAGTCAAATACACCCACGATGGTTGAGGAAAAAGCTCTTCCGCCCATATCACCCGCTATTGCCCATATAACACCCGTAACCATGGCAAACACGCCCAGAATGAACAGCATAGCCGATGCTGCGCCCTGGCTCCTTATGAACGGGAACAGAATCATTCCGAAGAATGTGATTACCGACGCAAGAATAAGCATTGGTTCGCGTTTTCCTTTGAATATCTTATCTGTAATAAACGGGAACACAAACATTGCACATGCCTGCCCGAAAGGAAGCAGTATGGAGCTGAAAATTCCGCTCTTTATGGACAATCCCAGTTCTTCCATGAAGTACGTGGGAACCCAGGTCAGAAGTCCGTAACGTCCCACACCCGCAATAGCGGAAATAAGGCAGAAAACGAGCACCTTAGGCTCAGTGAAAAGCACTTTATACGGGTAAAGATAGCCCTTTTCGTCAATAGATTTGGCAAGCTCCGCATCGCGTTGTGCCGCCGTCGCATCCGTTTCTTCAAAAGCCTTAAGCCCCACATCTTCGGGCTTTTCCTTGAAGAATGCCGCAAAAGCAATAAGCATCAGTACCATTGGTATCATGGGATATCTGAACGCCGCTCGCCAGCCCCACTCGGGATTCCAGTCCATGCAAAGGAGTATGGTAAGATATGTAACAACCTGCGCCATACCGGAAAAAGCGGTCGTCAGTCCGGAAGCAAATCCGCGTTTTTCCTTGGGCCACCATTTATTCAGAACACCCAGGCCGTTCGCCCACACGGTGGACTGGAAAAAGCCGTTTAGTCCCCACAGTACCGCAATAACAGGTATTGAAGTCTGGAAAGAAATTATTACATTTATCACGGCAGAGGCGATAATGCCTATCATCATAAAGCGTTTATATCCAAAAAACGCACCCAGTCTGCCGTTAATGAGCTGTCCGAAAGCATAGCACCAGAAAAGTGCCGAAGACACAACGCCCAGAGCCGCCGTAGAAGAGCCGAGCCCCTCTGCCATCTGCGTCATGACAAGATTTATATTCTGTCTTCCGTTATAGAAAAACAGATATGTAAGACCGAAGCTGAGAAGCATAAGCCAGGCATATTTTTTGAACTTACCATAGTCTTTCTGTGAATATCCGTATGTATTTTGCTGCATATTTTTTCTCCTTACAGAATGGATATTTATTTGATTCTTGCTTAAACTGATTTTGGTTTATCGGCGATAAAGCCTGCGGCTGTTAATATTTATGAATACCGTTTTTATAATCAAATTATGCCAAACAATATAAAGCCAACCGTATTTATTGCAAAATTGGCAAACATATGTACCAGCCAGGAGGGATAGACAGTACCGCTTTTTTCATTGAGATAATTGAAAATCAAACCGCCCGCGAAAAGCCCCGCCATAATGATAATGAATACATCAGGCTTGAACCAGCCCACCATCATGGCTATGTGGTACACCGC
Proteins encoded in this region:
- a CDS encoding exo-alpha-sialidase gives rise to the protein MNNNASKIQCELLMYPTDEKYSEKIRHFQGCPTLAVTKGGRIFAGWYSGGTREPHMDNYNLLIYSDDKGKTWSHPVLVIPGNKEKFIHALDIQLWTSPEGKLYVFWVQNNTAYETDPKPENLKPNQPWVCVDGYQFPDFLHAEWVSVCDEPDAEVLSFSQPRYLDIGFLRCKPLVTKSGRWINFNYDQMSERYGYSISDNNGKSYTHLYGAEKVSTPFDEAMAYQKEDGTIRMFARTDVGYLAQSVSHDDGNTWEKAENSGIVAANSRFYVSRTPSGRVLLVLNDDSKTRCKMTAYLSEDDGETWKYKKLIDPRPDISYPDIDFHDGRIYLTYDRERTGAKEILFTSFTEDDIMDDSYEFKIDVISKA
- a CDS encoding MFS transporter; translated protein: MTAVLSTILTISTIKSNHSFNQVGLNIMKNKYLKNQKLSLALFLSLAILYAIIYMTKNCYSAAMVRLVEEGVLTKSQTGTISAMFYLIYAPFQILGGMAADKYSPYKLITIGFIGAAVANVLITLNSNYYFMMAVWALNGIVQFGVWPGVFKIVASCLAPEHRYNGVFYINFSSTLGLIMSYLLAGSVSGWKMNFTVSAIVLAVCSVYWIVAGKFFDIKMVKNENIDHTAPNVTEQKTERNKKDAGFAKVMITSGMCFLLPLTVLQSVFFLGVPSVTPSMLAESYDGVSSAVASVITVIPIVLGVVGKLLIKCIYRKKVYNECMTIMICLMSLLPIFGVMLFVGKINVWLMLLMVSLVVMISSASATIPFSHMTMRFSKMGKSATVSGLLNATTSLGIVVANYVSPRVADAFDNNWVPVVAVWMAFAAVSVLLAFISYFFWKKFIKSDQCSSIE
- a CDS encoding amidohydrolase translates to MSESIIDKIRKNEKKLIDMRRNLHRYPEIGERLPKTRKIVCSALDALGIPYKLNESDDGIVAEIRGKSGGKTIAFRADMDGLHINEGTGLEFRSEIEGQMHGCGHDAHTAILLAAAEVLNEYKNELNGTVRLLFQTGEETGTGALNMISEGALECVDAICALHVGNLAGDKLSAGTLAVLSGPVTAGKDKFTITVKGKGTHSAFPEKGIDPILIAARIVNACEEIFARELPAGTAAVLSFGSFHAGIDHNTIPDTAVLKGSTRVQNPETREFIGERLKCICTHIASAFGAECDVELKKGSATVVNDEALSNLVYKAVSEKLGEEKVVSKVSSALMGSDDFANYAQKVPGVYFFLCTNNSDKGITNANHNPAFDVDEDVLWRGVAAYCAIAMEYLK
- a CDS encoding MFS transporter, with product MQQNTYGYSQKDYGKFKKYAWLMLLSFGLTYLFFYNGRQNINLVMTQMAEGLGSSTAALGVVSSALFWCYAFGQLINGRLGAFFGYKRFMMIGIIASAVINVIISFQTSIPVIAVLWGLNGFFQSTVWANGLGVLNKWWPKEKRGFASGLTTAFSGMAQVVTYLTILLCMDWNPEWGWRAAFRYPMIPMVLMLIAFAAFFKEKPEDVGLKAFEETDATAAQRDAELAKSIDEKGYLYPYKVLFTEPKVLVFCLISAIAGVGRYGLLTWVPTYFMEELGLSIKSGIFSSILLPFGQACAMFVFPFITDKIFKGKREPMLILASVITFFGMILFPFIRSQGAASAMLFILGVFAMVTGVIWAIAGDMGGRAFSSTIVGVFDWAVYMGAAIQASIFGFVKDTFGWTAVFATIGCLYIILLALTLFARKMKTKRI